The Apium graveolens cultivar Ventura chromosome 6, ASM990537v1, whole genome shotgun sequence genome contains a region encoding:
- the LOC141666017 gene encoding uncharacterized protein LOC141666017 — MVQKFFDTGVFEVNITDTNIVLIPKKQTPKTMADLRPISLCNVVYKVASKVLGNRLKEVIGLCVTSVKYKIWHSGRKFGEIVPKRGLRQGDPLSSYLFLICIEGFPSILKKYECQAMLGGIRVARGAPSITHMLFVDDSYIFCKADTKEASRVVSLLQMFEKASGQKINEQKSSVFFSRNVSSICRREVCTILKFTEADESSHYLGLRNCIGQKKSTMLGYIKEKVSERVQTWDGKVLVADKYTEEKKHPLDVIGADVSIEISRKTGVEAVDTAESLVARVYKARYYPRGNFLNAQIGGNPSFIWRSVIETQSIIKEGIGYRVGSGESISVKLDPWLLDDSNPYVTTANENLSGMTMSSLIIEGESRWNVNMLHSLFDERDVNLILSIPLNRNEHDVLYWRKEKLGCYSVKSTYVQIQEKKDVQATGPNLSDGQKKRQQSAMLCWAIWKSINDIVWNRHNTEVLEVVAVAKVVLNQWKYAQDKTFHPTLSFLNEEDVDERWMIPQENKIKVNCDAAIFEETNTYSYAFIRRDHAGAVLEAKSVYRMGNIVPENAEAIGVREALSWIKE; from the exons ATGGTGCAGAAGTTTTTTGACACAGGAGTCTTTGAAGTTAATATTACAGACACAAACATTGTGCTAATACCCAAGAAACAGACACCAAAGACAATGGCAGATTTACGTCCCATATCTTTGTGCAACGTGGTGTATAAGGTGGCTTCAAAAGTTCTTGGAAATAGGTTGAAAGAAGTGATAGGCCTG TGTGTGACCTCTGTGAAGTACAAAATCTGGCATTCGGGAAGAAAGTTCGGAGAAATAGTGCCAAAGCGGGGTCTTCGCCAAGGTGACCCGTTATCATCTTATCTTTTCCTCATCTGTATAGAAGGTTTCCCTTCTATCTTGAAAAAATATGAGTGTCAAGCAATGCTTGGAGGAATAAGGGTGGCAAGAGGGGCACCAAGTATCACACACATGTTATTTGTGGATGATTCTTATATCTTCTGTAAAGCTGATACAAAGGAGGCCAGTAGAGTAGTGAGTCTATTACAGATGTTTGAGAAGGCTTCTGGCCAGAAAATTAATGAGCAAAAGTCGAGCGTGTTTTTCAGTCGCAACGTCAGTAGCATTTGCAGGCGTGAAGTTTGTACAATTCTGAAGTTTACTGAAGCAGATGAGAGCAGTCACTATTTGGGTCTTCGTAATTGTATAGGGCAGAAGAAATCAACAATGCTAGGGTACATAAAGGAGAAAGTGAGCGAAAGAGTACAAACATGGGATGGTAAG GTTCTGGTGGCGGACAAATACACAGAAGAGAAGAAGCATCCACTGGATGTCATAGGAGCGGATGTGTCGATTGAAATCTCAAG GAAAACAGGGGTGGAGGCTGTTGACACAGCGGAAAGTCTGGTAGCACGGGTCTACAAAGCTAGATATTATCCTCGAGGTAACTTTTTGAATGCTCAGATAGGAGGTAACCCCAGTTTCATCTGGAGGAGCGTAATAGAAACACAAAGCATAATCAAAGAAGGTATTGGGTATAGAGTCGGGTCTGGGGAATCTATTAGTGTCAAACTCGATCCCTGGCTTCTAGATGATTCTAATCCATATGTCACTACGGCAAATGAAAATCTTTCAGGTATGACTATGTCATCCCTTATAATTGAAGGGGAGAGTAGATGGAATGTGAATATGCTTCATAGTCTGTTTGATGAGAGAGATGTGAATTTGATCCTCTCAATTCCTCTAAATCGTAACGAACACGATGTCTTGTACTGGAGAAAAGAAAAACTCGGGTGCTACTCGGTTAAATCAACATATGTGCAGATTCAAGAAAAGAAAGATGTGCAAGCAACTGGCCCAAATTTGAG TGATGGACAAAAAAAAAGACAACAATCAGCCATGCTATGTTGGGCCATATGGAAGAGCATAAACGATATCGTATGGAATCGGCATAACACAGAAGTTCTAGAGGTGGTGGCAGTCGCAAAAGTGGTCCTTAATCAATGGAAGTACGCTCAAGACAAAACATTTCACCCTACTCTTAGTTTTCTAAACGAAGAGGACGTGGATGAGCGCTGGATGATACCACAGGAGAACAAGATTAAGGTAAATTGTGATGCTGCAATCTTCGAAGAAACAAACACATACAGTTATGCATTTATAAGAAGAGATCATGCAGGTGCAGTTTTGGAAGCTAAGTCAGTTTATCGTATGGGCAACATTGTACCAGAAAATGCAGAGGCTATTGGAGTGAGAGAGGCACTCAGTTGGATTAAAGAATAG